A region of Anolis carolinensis isolate JA03-04 unplaced genomic scaffold, rAnoCar3.1.pri scaffold_7, whole genome shotgun sequence DNA encodes the following proteins:
- the ptgs1 gene encoding prostaglandin G/H synthase 1 has translation MCGSWGTILLGMMMMLLLLSTKASPGSSEPVNPCCSFPCQNKGVCVRTGVSGYECDCTRTGYYGTNCTVPEFWTRLHDAVRPSPAFYHFILTHFKWFWDVINNTFIRDTLMRLVLTMRANLIPSPPTYNSRYGYLSWESYSNLSYFTRVLPPVPTDCPTPMGTKGPSPLPDPQVVVERLLLRRTFRPAPQGTNLMFAFFAQHFTHQVFKTSGKMGHGFTRALGHGVDLGHIYGDNLDRQHQLRLFRDGMLKYQMVKGEMYPPSVEEAPVHMIYPAHVPPEARLAVGQEVFGLLPGLMMFATIWLREHNRVAALLKDEHPAWDDEQLFQTARLILIGETIKIVIEDYVQHLSGYYLQLKFDPELLFGAQFQYHNRIAVEFNQLYHWHPLMPDTFRVQGQEYSYEQFIYNTSMLTDYGVGALVEAFSKQRAGQIGGVPNLHRNLLKVATGAIEESRLLRLQPFNEYRKRFNLKPYTSFQELTGDEASASALEELYGDIDAVEFYPGMLVEKAQPRAIFGESMVEIGAPFSLKGLLGNPICSPEYWKPSTFGGETGFRLVKTTTFRDLVCRNLKAKEEKECPYVAFQVPETALEAEGAERKEL, from the exons ATGTGCG GCTCCTGGGGCACAATCCTgctggggatgatgatgatgctgctgctgctcagcacCAAGGCCAGCCCAGGCTCCTCCGAACCAG TGAATCCCTGCTGCTCTTTCCCATGCCAGAACAAAGGCGTGTGCGTCCGCACCGGCGTGTCCGGCTACGAGTGCGATTGCACCCGGACCGGTTACTACGGCACCAACTGCACTGTGC CCGAATTCTGGACGCGCCTCCATGACGCCGTGCGGCCCTCGCCCGCCTTCTACCACTTCATCCTGACCCATTTCAAGTGGTTCTGGGACGTCATCAACAACACGTTCATCCGGGATACCTTGATGAGGCTGGTGCTGACCA TGCGGGCCAACCTCATTCCCAGCCCGCCCACCTACAACTCCAGGTACGGCTACCTCAGCTGGGAGTCCTATTCCAACCTGAGCTACTTCACCCGCGTCCTGCCGCCGGTGCCCACCGACTGCCCCACGCCCATGGGCACCAAAG GGCCGTCGCCGCTCCCGGACCCGCAGGTCGTGGTTGAGCGTCTCCTGCTCCGCCGGACCTTCCGACCGGCCCCGCAGGGCACCAACCTGATGTTCGCCTTCTTCGCCCAGCACTTCACCCACCAGGTCTTCAAGACCTCCGGCAAGATGGGGCACGGCTTCACCAGGGCCCTGGGACACGGG GTGGACCTGGGACACATTTATGGGGACAACCTGGACCGGCAGCACCAGCTCCGGCTCTTTCGGGACGGGATGCTCAAGTACCAG ATGGTCAAGGGGGAGATGTACCCGCCCTCGGTGGAGGAGGCCCCGGTGCACATGATCTACCCGGCGCACGTCCCGCCCGAGGCCCGCCTGGCGGTGGGGCAGGAGGTCTTTGGCCTGCTCCCGGGACTCATGATGTTCGCCACCATCTGGCTGCGCGAGCACAACCGGGTCGCCGCCCTCCTCAAGGACGAGCACCCCGCCTGGGACGACGAGCAGCTCTTCCAGACCGCCAGGCTCATCCTCATTG GGGAGACCATCAAAATCGTCATCGAGGACTACGTCCAGCACCTCAGCGGCTACTACCTGCAGCTGAAGTTCGACCCGGAGCTGCTCTTTGGGGCGCAGTTCCAGTACCACAACCGCATTGCGGTGGAGTTCAACCAGCTCTACCACTGGCACCCGCTCATGCCGGACACCTTCCGGGTCCAGGGCCAGGAGTACAGCTACGAGCAATTCATTTACAACACCTCCATGCTGACCGACTACGGCGTGGGCGCCCTGGTCGAGGCCTTCTCCAAACAACGGGCTGGCCAG ATCGGTGGGGTGCCGAACCTCCACAGAAACCTCCTGAAAGTAGCCACGGGGGCCATTGAGGAGTCCAGGCTGCTGCGCCTCCAGCCCTTCAACGAGTACCGGAAGCGGTTCAACCTGAAGCCCTACACGTCCTTCCAAGAGCTGACAG GGGACGAGGCGTCGGCATCTGCCTTGGAGGAGCTGTACGGCGACATCGACGCAGTGGAGTTCTACCCGGGGATGCTGGTGGAGAAGGCGCAGCCGCGGGCCATCTTTGGGGAGAGCATGGTGGAGATCGGGGCGCCCTTCTCCCTGAAGGGCCTGCTGGGGAACCCCATCTGCTCCCCCGAGTACTGGAAGCCCAGCACCTTCGGCGGGGAGACCGGCTTCCGGCTGGTGAAGACCACCACGTTCCGGGACCTGGTCTGCCGCAACCTCAAGGCCAAGGAGGAGAAGGAGTGTCCCTACGTGGCCTTCCAGGTCCCCGAGACGGCCCTCGAGGCGGAGGGCGCGGAGAGGAAGGAGCTGTAG